TTAAAGTTAACAACTTTCGATGACCGCAGCAAGTAATTTAAAACGTGTTGGGAATCATAAGGATCTAGAACTTCGTTCAAGGTTGTACGATGTCAACGCAGCAGCTCTGCTATAAATCGAAAACAATTTGTCTGCTTGTAAAGAAAGATTTATGCAAATCCGTATTTTTCAGTCTGTCATTAAGAAGATAGAACCTAGGTACACGTAGAAAATTGTTGCACACATTGTACTTTGGCTACTGTGCGTCTCTACATCTTCAGATTTCTCATAAATAGATAGAAACGCATAAAACGACGATCCCCACTTTATAACTCTTATTCTAATTTATATGCTGATAGCCCTGATTTCATGACTCATCGTTGAACTGCTGATGATGACAGATCGGTGATCCTATTTAACGTTTTACTTCCTcgctatatattttcattcactGCACGGCTGCGGCCCCAGTTACCATTATTGGCTAACAGTCCACAGTGAATTGGAGAGTGCCTGGTAGAAAACATTGCAACTACTAAGAAACAAGTTTTGCGGGAGAAAAATGAACTTATGCATCAATGTAGTCCAATTTCATGAAAAGGGAAAATGTATCTATGGAAACCTGCTTGTAGAACCTCTGTATGTGCCATCTCCTACAGTTAGTTGCAAAGAAAGCTCAATGCTCCTTTCATTTACATTTAGACAGATGGCATAGTCAAACGCCAAGAAACGATTAACTAATATTCAATAGCATTTACACTTTTCTCTATACATTGTGATACTATCTTTCAGCATTATTAATAACTATAGAGGAAGAGAAATAACACTTGATTTCTATATTATAGTATTCTCATTGACACGTAGCACATTTTGCAATAAAGAATTTTCCAATTGTTGCACTcacaatattttctacaattttacttACTATTTTGGTCAGTACAATGTTTTGTAccattttatgatattttgagACTGTAAATTCCGCTCTAGTTTTCCTAGATTTTGGtcgcataattttatttacttccgCGGATTCCGCTAATTGAACGAACGATATACATATTCAGTTGTACGTACATGAAGCCAAGGATGATAAAGAACCCTCGGAATTGCCTTCTCCTTCGTACGCATAGTGCCTGACATCGTCGAACGGATTCGTGTCAGGATCCTTGTCGCAGCTCTCTTTCTTGCCGTCTAGGAAACCGCAAATATCCGGCACCTCGTCGGGACCTGGCAAGCAAGAAAAGAAAGTGGACGTATATAATTGATCTTCGAGTGTCTTTTTGTTTGTTGCGACATTTCATTCGAACGAGATTTACCCCTCTGACAGAGGCTTAGTCATCGTTATCACGAGCGCGTTGAATGGTTTATTTCATAGCGATAGAGCGAAAAAGCGGaaccgaagaatttttattcctacgcgataataaaatttacttaaaaagtAACATCGTTCATATAGTTTGACAGAATAATAACACAgctgataaattaattagttcAGACAGTAATTAACATGAAATACATGCATGTGTCTAAGACTGAGCATGAACATGAGACTAAGAATGAACAAgtagtaaaaattgaaacatgaGAATACAATGACTTGTACATTGTTATATACAAGACACAAAAACTTTTCGTAAGgagaatgttaaaataattcgataatataataaactaataaattcgataatataaaTCGAATGAAAATGATTGCTGATGGGATGATAATGCGGTATTATCCTTTAGTGGATTAAAGTGTTAAACAACGCTTATCTCTTGATTCGTCTTACAGAGCTGTGTCATATAATATCATAACAAATTGTGTAACTACACTACGACTATAATATGCGTTTGCTGGCTTACTTATTCAATTTATCGTACCTCTGGATTGCAAGCCAACGGGCGCAATTTTCGAATCGATAGGCGGTGCGTCGTAAATCGTTCGAAGAACGTTCAAATCGTAGCCCGTGTCGACTTCGCCGCCTCCTTCGTCctcgtaattaataatgttttctCTAATGTCGTCCATATCCTTATAGAGATCGTCGGTCTTTTTCCTGTGCACCACCACCGCGAACAACAGTATCATCAAAATCGCGATACAAACTAAGATCGCGACAAGGAAGTTGGTGTCGATCCCGAAGGATACGGCTTTTGCCATTCCGTGATCGCAGCCAGGATCCGCGTTTCTAGATAGCGATGGCATACCCAAATTGTACGTCTGAAACATAAAATAGCAAAGAAGATATATCGCGATTACAAATTGTTGCACGAACtgaatttatagaatttatcaACGAGTTTCGCTCAATAATTTCAGAAAAGTTGCTCGGCCAAACTATTAGCCGTGTTTTCTACTTTTCTACATCTCAGTCTCATTGTTTGCTTTCGACTCGGCAAAAAGATTTTAACGTACAATTTACACGGGAATGTTCACGTTTATCAATAACAGTTCTGTCACATTCCTTTCGCAATCGAAAAAATCTTTTGACGACAGGCAAAGAAAATAAGGATAAGAGAATTCATAAAGTAAGATCTTCGAGTCGTTACATTTCCATTGAAGGTCATGTTGCGTATGCATCCGACGAATCCTCTGTCGGTAGGTACATAATCCCATCCTAGTTGCGAAGCCATCTTCGCGAGATTAGTCAGAGTTCCACCTATCTGCAAGGGGCTGTTCACGTTCAAAAATCCGTTCGGTCCTTGCGGCGCGGTTAAGCTCATACACGCGGAGATTCCACAGTTGTCCACTTTCATTTCGATCGCCTGCAGCGCATAAAGTATGGAGTTTAACATAAAGTTTGAACATTACGTTCAAAAGCTAACTGCTTTTATTCGTATCATTCATTAACATACTGTTGACAGGTCACAAATAAACTTGTTTATTCATGCACAACATTGTTAACCGGTCGTAAGTAAACTTTATGTTTTATGCATGAAATATAGTCAatctttacataaaatatttggtCAACAGTGTGTTAATATATCGCTATTGATGTTCTGTATTCGTATTTATACCCTaataatgatgaaaaatatttatacaagtaGACATATTTGAATGATCATGAAGTATTTCAATCGAAGATTATAGTAAAAACAAGAGCGATACCGTAGCGCACAATATAAAGAGTTATGGAAAAAGTTAGAACGCAATGATTCTACGACGATAAAGACCAATCGCGCTTACGTTCTTCGTAAAGTAAACGTCTATCCTATGTCTTTCTCCGTCAGTGAGCTTAATATGCGGTTGATCGAGTTTCACAGTGCCAGACCCGTAGTCCATGTAGAGAACCGCGTATCCCTGTTGAAGCTCCAGGGCCATGAAGTCTTGAATTCTGATCTTTGAACTATACGTCATCGGACCAAAGTAAAATACCAGACCGTTGTCTATGTGAGGCGTTATCTCGAGACCTGAAACGCAAACGGATTCACCTGATGAATGGATATTGACGTTCAGCTGCTGCAGGGATACAATAGTAGTCAGTTTAAATTCCAATAAATCGAGGATTCGGATTGTAATTCTCGCGGAACAGACAGTAAATTTATTGCAGCAGTACTCTCGATTTCCGCGAGAATGGAGGAGAATAGATCTGGTGGAAATAAGTGAGAAAAATATCAACAGTATTTAGATACTGTTGCTGTATTTACTCTAGCTTTGTCATCAGTAGGCTGTAAATATTTGtgtaaatttacattaaaacGCAATTAAAAGAGTAGAATCTGGgcagagatttgtttcactaaataaatattaaaaaagtacTGTATTATGGATATTTTATGGATCTTTTTTCGAAACTTTATAAATGTATCATGTATCCTTGCatgtttaaatttcccataaatccataaataattattttctcacAAGAAATACCACCCAATTAATGCTGAAATCAGGTTTTTGTAACGTAACTTGACAGAGTATATTACAGGGTTCATATAGgagtataaaacaaaatgctGTTAGCAGTTAGTTTAGCAGCTATAATAAATGTCTATCTTTGTGATAAACGATGTGTATCTTTAAACGTCCTTATGAATTTTGTGGGACCTTCTTTCCATACGTATAATTGTATACAATTGCATACAATTCCATTATAGATTAAACGACCTTCCTTGTGGGCAATGAGAATTTACTACGCTTGAATTGTGGAGACATTGttctattgaaatttaaacTAGCATTGTTGTAACACATAGCATAGAGGAgtaaggaaagaagaaagaaatataccAACCCAAATGAGAATCATCGCAAGCTTGACCAGGTGGCGGCATTATAGCCCAACCGTTGCCATGAAAACCAATGCCAAGAAGCTCGCACCTTGGCCCCTCAAGACCCGGAGGACACTCGCACCGATCTGCCAACGGTGTGCCTCCATTCAAACAAACGATCGGTTCAGCAACGTGACAAGTACACTGTGGATCTACCACAGCTCGCACTCCAACGAACGTACTGATATTTGTATAAACTGGATACGGGACCGTGCTTGCATTCAAATAATTACGACAAGTATTGTTACAATGCTGTTTTTCGATAAGGCACTCGTCGATATTCACCAGCAAGATATCTGTTTTTAGCTCTCGTTCAATCTCTTCCGTGTGTTGCGCCAGGATCGTATTCAGTTTCTCAGGGGCATAATAAGGACTACCATGCGCCGAGAACCGTACATCCAACAAACTGTTGTTGTTATGATGTGGCGAATGAAGCACCGTGAACACGTCCACGTTCTCCACCGAAGTATTAAGCATATTCGCTATTCTCTCCTGAAATATGTCCTTCTTACTAACGCCAGATTCACCAGGAGCGACGAATTCCGTGGCTGTCATGCCGAAGAACCGCACGGAACCCGACCTGGCGACTGCTTCCTCAGGCAGCTCTTTCACCGTGACGTTTACGTACGCGTTCACTTGATGTCGTGGAATGCGAATGCTGTACTCGGTGACTAAGAACTTAAGGACGAACGTATCGTTCGAGATTCCTGGAAGCAGCGTGATCATACCGTCCTTCGGATTTAAAGTAAATCCTTCGTGAGTCGATGCCCAGGCAAAATGCTTGTCTGGCAAGTCCCAATCGTCAGCGTCGTTTACATACACTCGTCCGATATTTGTTTCTGGAGCTTCGCCTTTATAATTGTAGACAAATATAGTACTGGAACCTTCTGACATGGCATTGTCGTTCTCGTCGCCGATGATTACGGTCAACGTCGATGTTCCCGTCATGGGTGGCTTTCCGCTATCCGTGATAGCAATCGGGATGTCGTAACTCTTTCGTTCTTCTCGATCGAACTCGACACGAGCAAACAGGTCGGCGTCTCGAATAGCAAATTTGGCTAGAATCTCGTCGTCAGCGGTATTTTTGTCTATTTCGAATTGGAAAGGAGGTCCGTTTTCGTCCGAGTCCCAGTCGCGAGCCTTCAATTCTGTGATCTTATCAGGAGGCTTGTTCTCACCCCATACTACGGGATAGGGCATGTCGAGGAATGGTGCGTTGTCGTTTATATCGATTAACGTGATGTTCACCATTACGAGTTCTCGTAGCGCGGTCGGGGAGCCGTCTTCGTCTCGCGCCATAACAATCACCTGAAACCAATCGGATATGGTTAATTTCGCTATTTCTTCCGAAGATATGCAGTGGCGATTAATTGGTCGCGATTCGACAAGAATTCAAAAACCGAACGACTGCTGATCTCTATGCATTTAAGGTATAAAATGTGCATCATgtgtaaaatgtataaaatatctaagcAAGGTACTGATTATGATGTTTACTATGTGGATCAAATCTCTGGAGCAATGGAGAACAGTGCTCTCTCCTTGCCATTCGGTTAATCGTCTTTTCAGCTTTGCACTGACTAACCGACAAAGTGCTTGATGGCACTAAAATGGAAGGTACAGCTGAAAGGAAACTTACCGTCCACATGGAGTATCCTAAGGGGCCATCGCGATCGAGAGGTTTCTTCAAAGTCATGCAACCAGATTTGTCGATACCTATGAGAGGTTGTTGGTCTTCTTTTACGATAAAGTAAGCGATATGCTGATCAGCGTTCCTGTCCTTGATGTCGGGATCGTAAGCGACCACAGTAGTAATACAACCTGTAACCAGTGCATAGCAATCAAACTCGCTTATAATAAAAGCTTGAACATAATCTTATTGAAAAGAACACGATTGGAAGATGTGTCGAGGTCATAAAATTAATCAAGTTTCGGAGAATATGGTCTTGATCTTTGAA
This genomic stretch from Bombus fervidus isolate BK054 chromosome 9, iyBomFerv1, whole genome shotgun sequence harbors:
- the Shg gene encoding DE-cadherin encodes the protein MSRQHASRHVIRAWARPPHLLLSFLLLYGALADATRLRHSRHLDARSQFPNEEEFQMQLNENHNHKPVFSNCSNYAPVVKEEEPVGTVVIKVHAEDRDHPDDGGTITYSFVTAPGEKLKFEINNRTGLIRTTQVLDRDEPAREKEAYLTVLATDNGRPQLDDVCTFKVTIEDVNDNGPVFDKVAYTESVPQDLPLGREVMRVSATDIDDGNNSVVYYSLLSRKPEDAVYFRIDRNTGVIFLNKTIDRNPDYKFSMTATAKDQGDVPKSNTIDLDIRVVESHKKAPAFLPRPAEPIRLQENFSDFDASIIRLKAVSNSGDNSGLLFELVPGRTEQTNKGNTFRLESNKDAADIKLSQHLDYESNTVYTLIVRVQNKYQLAAETVIDIEVLDVNDNIPVFRDLKKGRVLENEPPGVPVMQVRAIDADGTSAHNQVTYELDNFRDLFAIDKYTGNITTLTTFDRETEDTYNVKVIAMDNSPSALFKTGEHNKGQQVFRIEIADKNDNAPHFTQAVYTANSILENANINAPVTEVKANDLDTASPVTYSIIFGNTDDSFYIENTTGKIRVKKPLDYEKITEYNLTVRAFDGVYNDTAQVKIFIENVNDNPPVFEDFNKNPTIEEEKLVEGCITTVVAYDPDIKDRNADQHIAYFIVKEDQQPLIGIDKSGCMTLKKPLDRDGPLGYSMWTVIVMARDEDGSPTALRELVMVNITLIDINDNAPFLDMPYPVVWGENKPPDKITELKARDWDSDENGPPFQFEIDKNTADDEILAKFAIRDADLFARVEFDREERKSYDIPIAITDSGKPPMTGTSTLTVIIGDENDNAMSEGSSTIFVYNYKGEAPETNIGRVYVNDADDWDLPDKHFAWASTHEGFTLNPKDGMITLLPGISNDTFVLKFLVTEYSIRIPRHQVNAYVNVTVKELPEEAVARSGSVRFFGMTATEFVAPGESGVSKKDIFQERIANMLNTSVENVDVFTVLHSPHHNNNSLLDVRFSAHGSPYYAPEKLNTILAQHTEEIERELKTDILLVNIDECLIEKQHCNNTCRNYLNASTVPYPVYTNISTFVGVRAVVDPQCTCHVAEPIVCLNGGTPLADRCECPPGLEGPRCELLGIGFHGNGWAIMPPPGQACDDSHLGLEITPHIDNGLVFYFGPMTYSSKIRIQDFMALELQQGYAVLYMDYGSGTVKLDQPHIKLTDGERHRIDVYFTKNAIEMKVDNCGISACMSLTAPQGPNGFLNVNSPLQIGGTLTNLAKMASQLGWDYVPTDRGFVGCIRNMTFNGNTYNLGMPSLSRNADPGCDHGMAKAVSFGIDTNFLVAILVCIAILMILLFAVVVHRKKTDDLYKDMDDIRENIINYEDEGGGEVDTGYDLNVLRTIYDAPPIDSKIAPVGLQSRGPDEVPDICGFLDGKKESCDKDPDTNPFDDVRHYAYEGEGNSEGSLSSLASCTDDGDLKFNYLSNFGPRFRKLADMYGEEPSDEESDGVGERESESWC